In a single window of the Portunus trituberculatus isolate SZX2019 chromosome 1, ASM1759143v1, whole genome shotgun sequence genome:
- the LOC123505337 gene encoding nose resistant to fluoxetine protein 6-like isoform X1, producing the protein MLGGLLVVVAVFVAEAVSLLHESGADYVWRAAGDLGALYLPLAVSPSSPCGRAMGEMATALESNEISAMWAKHMIDSWGKTTDGQYFFNPFNGFYDECVTAASPGGRIKGKHCRIYTRVTTSTREGESTVPDTDPAAEYLAFLRRHVGKPDPALLGSLAREPRMGVMPLAVPFGNVQYDTCMPDVCTKEELQNSLLQAFLPHGVFPSVVVCSVQDERVEFTDGDVGFMSLVSFLLGLVVCSSVVDIYLHYTDSQHLAKGVLRYLLVFSAYTNLAKILQVNPKASPGNITCLHAMRTLSMVWVIWCHQQMTPLINMANIITFIMSFKNILGQAIMNGYPSVDTFFFLSGLLVTYSLLRQSKRTNTFNLPLFYVHRFMRLVPPIGLTVGLYATVMRFVVTGPIQSVWSSFFYPTCQQYWWRDVFFLDNFYFDSAVCVGQAWYLGADMQLYLVAPLIILPLYFTKSFGKAWLFLVTALSAIVPAAIIYHYDLPPTYVNNPLVMPEKTDGYTNKIYPMPWTRASPWLAGVWLGYIFYKQGNTKYKMNALTVCVGWTVATITGLLVVFGMFSYNRVVVPMPYEVMTQVVYGGGHRLAWGAVLAWVVFACHNGYGGVVNGFLSHPVWQPVSRLTYTTYLLALPVQYIIHCNTSQGGAYYFSHLNMLISTVGAVVVTLPLALLLSLLAESPVVGLERILLRPNHNTPRPAPPSKGEAAPPPPANPDGDSAEAGTTITTTTTTTTTNGVGFSNPVFTVEEVTKAS; encoded by the exons GTGGCGCTGACTATGTTTGGCGGGCGGCAGGGGATCTGGGGGCCTTGTACCTCCCCCTGGCTGTGTCTCCCTCTAGTCCCTGCGGGAGGGCCATGGGTGAGATGGCCACGGCTCTGGAATCCAACGAGATCTCTGCTATGTGGGCCAAGCACA TGATTGATTCGTGGGGAAAGACAACGGACGGACAGTACTTTTTCAACCCATTCAATGGCTTCTATGACGAGTGTGTGACCGCCGCCTCTCCCGGTGGAAGAATTAAGGGCAAACACTGCAGGATATATAC AAGAgttaccaccagcaccagggagggagagagtacaGTGCCGGACACAGACCCTGCCGCTGAGTACCTTGCCTTCCTCCGCCGCCATGTTGGTAAGCCGGACCCGGCACTGCTGGGGAGCCTGGCACGGGAGCCTCGCATGGGTGTGATGCCCTTAGCAGTGCCATTCGGAAATGTGCAGTACGACACGTGCATGCCGGATGTGTGCACCAAGGAGGAGCTGCAG aaCAGCCTGTTGCAAGCGTTCTTGCCACATGGAGTCTTCCCTTCTGTGGTGGTATGTTCTGTACAGGATGAACGAGTGGAGTTCACAGACGGCGATGTTGGCTTTAT GTCTCTGGTGAGCTTCCTGCTTGGTCTGGTGGTCTGTTCCTCAGTGGTGGACATCTATCTGCACTACACCGACAGCCAACACCTGGCCAAAG GTGTGCTTCGTTACCTGCTGGTATTCTCCGCCTACACCAACTTGGCCAAGATACTCCAGGTGAATCCCAAGGCTAGTCCGGGAAATATCACCTGCCTGCATGCAATGAG aaCGCTTTCGATGGTGTGGGTGATTTGGTGCCACCAGCAGATGACGCCTCTTATCAACATGGCTAATATTATAACCTTTATTATG AGCTTCAAGAACATCCTGGGCCAGGCAATTATGAACGGCTACCCCAGTGTGgacactttctttttcctaagtGGGCTGCTCGTCACCTACAGCTTATTGAGGCAGTCCAAGAGGACCAACACCTTCAATCTGCCTCTCTTCTATGTGCACAGATTCAtgcg GCTGGTGCCCCCCATTGGCCTGACGGTGGGTTTGTATGCCACTGTGATGCGGTTCGTGGTGACTGGACCCATTCAGTCTGTATGGAGCTCCTTCTTCTACCCGACATGTCAACAGTACTGGTGGAGGGACGTGTTCTTCCTGGACAACTTCTACTTCGATAGTGCTGTC TGTGTGGGGCAGGCGTGGTACCTGGGGGCTGACATGCAGCTGTACTTGGTGGCTCCACTTATCATCCTCCCTCTCTACTTCACCAAAAGTTTCG GAAAGGCTTGGCTGTTCCTGGTGACTGCTTTGTCTGCCATCGTTCCTGCTGCAATTATTTACCACTACGACCTTCCTCCTACATATGTCAATAATCCTCTAGTCAT GCCGGAAAAGACTGATGGATACACCAATAAGATTTATCCCATGCCCTGGACACGCGCTAGCCCGTGGTTGGCTGGTGTGTGGCTGGGCTACATCTTCTACAAACAAGGCAACACCAAATACAAGATGAATgct CTGACAGTTTGTGTAGGTTGGACGGTGGCTACTATCACGGGGCTGCTGGTGGTGTTTGGCATGTTCAGCTACAACAGGGTGGTGGTGCCCATGCCATATGAAGTGATGACGCAGGTGGTGTATGGCGGCGGGCATCGGCTGGCATGGGGTGCGGTGCTGGCGTGGGTGGTGTTTGCCTGTCACAATGGTtatggag GTGTGGTGAACGGGTTCCTTTCTCACCCGGTGTGGCAACCTGTCAGTCGCCTCACCTACACCACCTACCTGCTGGCCCTCCCTGTGCAGTACATCATCCACTGCAACACCAGCCAGGGCGGGGCATACTACTTCTCACACCTCAACATG CTCATCTCCACGGtgggggcggtggtggtgacgctgcCGCTGGCCCTGCTGCTGTCCCTGCTGGCCGAGTCCCCCGTGGTGGGCCTGGAGCGAATACTGCTGAGGCCTA accacaacacaccgcGGCCCGCACCACCTAGTAAAGGAGAGGCTGCCCCACCACCGCCTGCCAACCCCGATGGTGACAGCGCAGAGGcaggcaccaccatcaccaccaccaccaccaccaccaccaccaatggaGTGGGTTTCTCTAACCCCGTCTTTACTGTAGAGGAAGTGACTAAAGCAAGCTGA
- the LOC123505337 gene encoding nose resistant to fluoxetine protein 6-like isoform X2, producing the protein MFGGWLVVAVFVAGTDAGSLLHEGGADYVWRAAGDLGALYLPLAVSPSSPCGRAMGEMATALESNEISAMWAKHMIDSWGKTTDGQYFFNPFNGFYDECVTAASPGGRIKGKHCRIYTRVTTSTREGESTVPDTDPAAEYLAFLRRHVGKPDPALLGSLAREPRMGVMPLAVPFGNVQYDTCMPDVCTKEELQNSLLQAFLPHGVFPSVVVCSVQDERVEFTDGDVGFMSLVSFLLGLVVCSSVVDIYLHYTDSQHLAKGVLRYLLVFSAYTNLAKILQVNPKASPGNITCLHAMRTLSMVWVIWCHQQMTPLINMANIITFIMSFKNILGQAIMNGYPSVDTFFFLSGLLVTYSLLRQSKRTNTFNLPLFYVHRFMRLVPPIGLTVGLYATVMRFVVTGPIQSVWSSFFYPTCQQYWWRDVFFLDNFYFDSAVCVGQAWYLGADMQLYLVAPLIILPLYFTKSFGKAWLFLVTALSAIVPAAIIYHYDLPPTYVNNPLVMPEKTDGYTNKIYPMPWTRASPWLAGVWLGYIFYKQGNTKYKMNALTVCVGWTVATITGLLVVFGMFSYNRVVVPMPYEVMTQVVYGGGHRLAWGAVLAWVVFACHNGYGGVVNGFLSHPVWQPVSRLTYTTYLLALPVQYIIHCNTSQGGAYYFSHLNMLISTVGAVVVTLPLALLLSLLAESPVVGLERILLRPNHNTPRPAPPSKGEAAPPPPANPDGDSAEAGTTITTTTTTTTTNGVGFSNPVFTVEEVTKAS; encoded by the exons GTGGCGCTGACTATGTTTGGCGGGCGGCAGGGGATCTGGGGGCCTTGTACCTCCCCCTGGCTGTGTCTCCCTCTAGTCCCTGCGGGAGGGCCATGGGTGAGATGGCCACGGCTCTGGAATCCAACGAGATCTCTGCTATGTGGGCCAAGCACA TGATTGATTCGTGGGGAAAGACAACGGACGGACAGTACTTTTTCAACCCATTCAATGGCTTCTATGACGAGTGTGTGACCGCCGCCTCTCCCGGTGGAAGAATTAAGGGCAAACACTGCAGGATATATAC AAGAgttaccaccagcaccagggagggagagagtacaGTGCCGGACACAGACCCTGCCGCTGAGTACCTTGCCTTCCTCCGCCGCCATGTTGGTAAGCCGGACCCGGCACTGCTGGGGAGCCTGGCACGGGAGCCTCGCATGGGTGTGATGCCCTTAGCAGTGCCATTCGGAAATGTGCAGTACGACACGTGCATGCCGGATGTGTGCACCAAGGAGGAGCTGCAG aaCAGCCTGTTGCAAGCGTTCTTGCCACATGGAGTCTTCCCTTCTGTGGTGGTATGTTCTGTACAGGATGAACGAGTGGAGTTCACAGACGGCGATGTTGGCTTTAT GTCTCTGGTGAGCTTCCTGCTTGGTCTGGTGGTCTGTTCCTCAGTGGTGGACATCTATCTGCACTACACCGACAGCCAACACCTGGCCAAAG GTGTGCTTCGTTACCTGCTGGTATTCTCCGCCTACACCAACTTGGCCAAGATACTCCAGGTGAATCCCAAGGCTAGTCCGGGAAATATCACCTGCCTGCATGCAATGAG aaCGCTTTCGATGGTGTGGGTGATTTGGTGCCACCAGCAGATGACGCCTCTTATCAACATGGCTAATATTATAACCTTTATTATG AGCTTCAAGAACATCCTGGGCCAGGCAATTATGAACGGCTACCCCAGTGTGgacactttctttttcctaagtGGGCTGCTCGTCACCTACAGCTTATTGAGGCAGTCCAAGAGGACCAACACCTTCAATCTGCCTCTCTTCTATGTGCACAGATTCAtgcg GCTGGTGCCCCCCATTGGCCTGACGGTGGGTTTGTATGCCACTGTGATGCGGTTCGTGGTGACTGGACCCATTCAGTCTGTATGGAGCTCCTTCTTCTACCCGACATGTCAACAGTACTGGTGGAGGGACGTGTTCTTCCTGGACAACTTCTACTTCGATAGTGCTGTC TGTGTGGGGCAGGCGTGGTACCTGGGGGCTGACATGCAGCTGTACTTGGTGGCTCCACTTATCATCCTCCCTCTCTACTTCACCAAAAGTTTCG GAAAGGCTTGGCTGTTCCTGGTGACTGCTTTGTCTGCCATCGTTCCTGCTGCAATTATTTACCACTACGACCTTCCTCCTACATATGTCAATAATCCTCTAGTCAT GCCGGAAAAGACTGATGGATACACCAATAAGATTTATCCCATGCCCTGGACACGCGCTAGCCCGTGGTTGGCTGGTGTGTGGCTGGGCTACATCTTCTACAAACAAGGCAACACCAAATACAAGATGAATgct CTGACAGTTTGTGTAGGTTGGACGGTGGCTACTATCACGGGGCTGCTGGTGGTGTTTGGCATGTTCAGCTACAACAGGGTGGTGGTGCCCATGCCATATGAAGTGATGACGCAGGTGGTGTATGGCGGCGGGCATCGGCTGGCATGGGGTGCGGTGCTGGCGTGGGTGGTGTTTGCCTGTCACAATGGTtatggag GTGTGGTGAACGGGTTCCTTTCTCACCCGGTGTGGCAACCTGTCAGTCGCCTCACCTACACCACCTACCTGCTGGCCCTCCCTGTGCAGTACATCATCCACTGCAACACCAGCCAGGGCGGGGCATACTACTTCTCACACCTCAACATG CTCATCTCCACGGtgggggcggtggtggtgacgctgcCGCTGGCCCTGCTGCTGTCCCTGCTGGCCGAGTCCCCCGTGGTGGGCCTGGAGCGAATACTGCTGAGGCCTA accacaacacaccgcGGCCCGCACCACCTAGTAAAGGAGAGGCTGCCCCACCACCGCCTGCCAACCCCGATGGTGACAGCGCAGAGGcaggcaccaccatcaccaccaccaccaccaccaccaccaccaatggaGTGGGTTTCTCTAACCCCGTCTTTACTGTAGAGGAAGTGACTAAAGCAAGCTGA